GCAGCCAGATTAGGTACCTTGCTTTGTGTTCAACTGGGAGCTTTCGAAAGCGCAGAGGTAGTCTGTCGTGACTTGAAAAGTACTTTGACTCTTATCGCCAGTGACACCACGGCTTCCACACAAGCGCGTTCAGaggtaaaacaaaaaaaaaaaaaaaaaaaaaaaaacccaGTTCGATTTACATGCGAATAATAAATTATCCACTTACAGTGTTGTTGGGCTCTAAGCATGAATCAATTCTTATCGGGCAATGACGCGACCGCCACTATGGAAATCGTGCAATTACTGTCTACTATCTTTTCTGGTTCTTACCTAAAAGGGAATGGTGCTATAGCGACTATATCTGTGGAGGTTGCAGCGTTACATTCTGCAGCTATATCAGCGTGGACACTTCTTTTAACAGTAATGCCCCCAGCTGATATATATAATTTGCTTGCGAGCGATAGAACCAATAGTCACATGCCGTAAGTATCTTCAAACGGGCTAAAAAGTTgcgtgaaataataaaattaaccatTTTTATTAAAGGTCCCTGAATAGATTATGCGAGTTACTAGAATCACCGCATTTGGACATAAGATTATCGGCTGGCGAGGCCCTAGCTGTAATATTCGAACTGGGTCGCGATTTCTCTTGTGATTACGAGCAAGATTGGTCGTTAGATCTAATTGAGGTACTAAAAGAACTGGCTACGGATTCGAACAAGTACAGAGCAAAAAAAGATCGCAAACAACAGAGAGCTAATTTCAGAGACATACTTCGTTACATAGATGTACGTTTCACAAtaagaatattgaaatattgtaCGCAATCACCGTATACTGTATTATTGATGACATCTATGATTTTTATTAGGAAGACATTGTACCAGAAATGCATGTAAAATTTGGTCAAGAAATTCTGTATTTAGAAGGATGGTGTGCACGAACTCAGTACAACGCATGCTGTAGATTGCTTGGTCCAGGTATAAATATTCATCTTGCAGAAAATCAACTTCTGCGCGAAATCTTTCATCTTGGTAACAAAGTTTTACCGATACCATTAAATCAGAAAACGAGTAAATTAGAAAGAGTAAGTTTGCTAAATTTAATTCCAAGAGATTAATTATCATTAActttaaagaaacaaaataattgagtgaattttattataattcattTAGACATTGATGAATGCTGCTGCATTTAAGGCACGTACTATTCAACGTAATAAAAACCGGGATAAACGATCGGCAGCCTTGGCACCGTGATTCTTCAACTTTCTGCTTTTATACGCTAGataattttttttcaaataagaaacacgattaaattttttatttattataaccaTTCTATAAGGACATTAGAAAACTTATTGCATACTATTCTCCACGATAATCtattttaaattgtaaatagagaTGAACAAAAAAACTGTTATACTTCAAAATGTCATTTAAATTGGGTAGATAGAAAATTTGTTTTAACTTGTTCTTAATTACAGTTGAATGTTGTTTAATACTATTTCAATTCTGtatatacaatattaaaatatgtacatGCTACAAAACTGCTTAGTATCTATTATACTTGTTTTTCTCTATTGAATTTAATGATTATTGTTATGTTagtataattttgtaaaatttacggtataaaaataatttttttctaattttaatgaTTGAATTATTATCGATTATTTTAACTTCTGTAATATTTAGaatgtacacaaaattatacGCTAAATATTTGTATTAGATGTAACTATTTAAATAAGTTATGTTATTAAGAAtcgatatatacaaatatatgaaTTGGCATTGTACATAATTACATAAGTTATGAAATATAGGATAGGAATtcttcattatatattatattgataaaataaagTGGAGATACTTGCAATTActgtcattttattattttacatattcgaCTATTGTACAGATCTGTGTACATAGCAATCCCCCTCAATCATCTTGAAATATGTAGTAAATCTCTTGTTTACATCATCAGTTATGTCAGAAAGTATAAATACATTACACGAATTGTATGTAATACATAAACTATCCAAACGATATTTTTCACGCAAATTACTTTATAAAAGTATAATTACTGCATAATCGCAATTTGTTTAATATAAAACACTTTTTGTAagaatttttccttttcttcttttatgagaacatcataaatataattttatcatttgATCTCTAAATTCGTTTTCATTTAGCATGTGCcatttgtattttaatattttagatacCTCTTTTTCCGTATCTACATAGCTACGACTTGTTTCTTTAATCCACTGATAATGTTCTGGTGACCAATCCATAATTTTTAACCAATCTTCGTCGCATTTCTTTAGGATTGAAAATCTCCGGACGTACAAGCAACGCAAGTTCTTTGCTGTAGACACGATTTCTAATATCGTGGCGGTTGAAATTTTATCTCGAATCATCTACAGAAAAgcatttattaaatatacaagTCTGTTGAATTATGAATTCAAATTACTACTCAAAACCTTTTTTTTGAGTTAGTTATTTGAAAGACAATTTGACAAATGTATTAGCTGAATACTAAGGAAACCAATCCGTGGATTAATGTAATCGTATGAAGTATTATTCGTTCAATAACCAAAAGCCCAGGCAAGTTATCAAATATGTCATGGTAAAATGTATCCCTCCCACTGATTGGCTTCCAAGTCATTGATACAGTAATTGATCTGAATTTAAATCTGTTGCCTTGTGTACTATTGACAAATCATTGATATATTGCCAcacaacatatgtatattaatagATCCATTGAAGCTGTAAAAGatgtttttcatattttcaactgtttctttaaattccATTACATATGCAATCTAGTTAGATAAAACTTACACAAATAGAGATAAAGCCTTTTGTATAACAAAAATTCGAATGCATGCAATCACATTAAGAGTTAGAGTCATAGAGTCTGATTTTAAGAAAATCACTATATACATCAGAAATTCGTTCAAATACAAAGTGATACCAGTGTATGAAGATTCGGGCACATTTTGCAAAATTGTACTATTGCTTCATCCAATCTTTGCGAAAAATTTCTAGGCGTAAAATATTTGGTTAGACCTTTGAATGCATACACCCGTATTGTCGATTCGAAAAACGTTCCGTGATTAAGAATAGTTGAAGCTGAAATCTGAAATTTTTAATCTATGTAATTAATATTTGGATTAttaaatttaacaaatataCGCAAGTAATCACAAAATATACTAACCTGTGTATTTGGAGTATTTAAAACTATACTATGACATGGAATACTCCCATGTTCTAACAAATCAATAGGCAAAAGTATATCTGTAGATTTATAACTTTCCACTTCCAAATGTACTTTAATGTGTGGATtgttttttctcatttttatccAAGCTTTTCTTGTAGGCTAAATCAATAAAGATCAATTAAATTATTGTATTTGGAACCATGctctttataaaattaatattcacaATTAATACCAATCTCATTGTAGAATCTTTCTGGCTATAGCGATTTTGAAAGATATGAAGATGTTCTAATTTAGTATAACCAATTAAATCTATCACATCTTCATGGAGGTTTTGTGGACTAATGACCAATACCtttgcataaaataaatattttaagctAAATAATGCATATGAATTGTGTTACATTTTTACCTTGAATGAACTtacatttaaattaataaatacccCTACATGTAGAAGGGGGCAATAATACCTTGTAGCATTGATTAGAATCAGCTTCGTCAATGTTTGCGTACAATTGGCACAGATATCATCCATTAAATGTAAAGCTTCTTTGGTATCTAACATAAGATCTATCAACTCCAAGCATTTCAAATTACGTAAATTACGCATTAGCCTTTTCAAGGCTTCTAGTAGTTTTCCACCAGTACCAAAAAGTCTAATACTAGCAGGATCATCTCTATATGCCATATTACAAGGAAATGTAAACTTAAGTCGTTGAATGTGAGTACCGACTCCTGCCACTGATGTATTATCTGATCCTTGTTTCTCAGTATACCAAGATATCATGTTCATGAATTCATAAAGATTATAAAAATTCAACATAGGGTTAAAAACCAGAGATCTGAAATTCTTGCCAACTTTATTCAAACATGCAGAAGCTCTCATATGATCTAGCACATATTGCCAACCACTATGATAGTTAAATTTGCCTCTAGTAAGTGTCGCATCCTCCAATGTAAACGTAGACCATACCCTTGGTAATTTAAAGGCACGATACCATGACCTACATACCAAAGATGCATAGTATCTTTCGCGAATAGTTAAGTAAGAAAAAATTTCCTCTAGAAGTATATCAGGCATTTTATCCCAGCAGCTATATACTTTATTTTCTCTATCATCTTCAGTGTCGTCTTCAATATCTATGTACAGcgctataaaattaataaacatttaatttttatgaTGAAATAAAGATTCTAACTAACTATACAATAGGAGCTACTTTAAATTTCCTTAATATCAAATTTATCAGAATGATTAAAATTCTTAATTAATAattctattaataattaatctaaataattttttataaaaattttatagatCTACAACAGTATATTTTTGGAAATTTGCATTTTTTATGAAGTATTATGGAAATAAAGAATATACGGATAAAGCTTCGCATTATGCGTATTTTCTTtttgatttttcaaataaaagctTTTACTTTGATCATCGGTAATTCTAATGTTCAAAATGTACGAAGTGTATATGACATATAATTATACGgttaataattttgtaaatggatttaaaaaataattataacgcAATGATTCTATGGTAGTACGTAATTACTTACGTTTCATTTTGCCTTTTGACATTTATCATTCAATAACCTGCCACGTTTTAAGTCTTACCTCGATCTTCTTCGTCAAATTTCCAGCAGGCCTTGCTCATTTTCACTGTCGAATCGTTATCCATATCGTGACAAAATAAGTTAATTATTTCCCTCTGGTAAACTATTTTCCAtacaatatttctaaaaatacaCGAAAATTGAAAGAGGACGTTGCAGCTGATCGAACATCTCCATGATTGAGTTTGAGATAGGATATTGTTAGGTTTTATTCACTATTCTGAACACTATATTTTTGTACCGGTAAAAGTTTTTGATACTATTTGAATGGACCAATCAAATGATATCGATGACAGTCATAGATTATCGACAATATAGAATGGTTATAGTTATTCTGAGATTCCGGGTCATATGTTCATATAAACACAGTACCAGAGAGGTAATTTCCTTTCTAATTGACATTGATTAGTTCACAAAATAAGCaagtaattattaaatattaattagattATTATAATGGTTTTGACCAAAGCTTTTCCTATCTTAGAGcgattattacaaaataccaagtatgtattaaattatatttttcactaTTTAAAAATCTTGCAGGGAAAAAGAATGTGTAGTTTACTtgattttcaaataattctttttcACAGACTATTCCATACTTCAAGAACTAGCAAAGAATATGATGGACCTGGTAAAACAACAGTTGATATCATTAATAAGCAAGATAGTGTTGAAACACACAACAGATTTTTAATAACCAAATGTTTACCGGTATAAAACAATTTTGTTGCTCTTATAAAACTACTTGATAAAGTTGTATACTTTTAAGTATAAATTACTTTTATAGGTAGGATTTAAATTAAACGATAATTCATTACTATTGGGTCCTATTGTAATTTTTGATGGAACGATTCTGTCTTGGAATATCAGCTCTGCGAAGGACATAAATGAAGCAACTTTATCTTTATTCACTATTGTACATCCAGCACTAGATCTCATAGTTTTAGGTCTTGAaactaattataaatataacagagttctaaaaataaaaaaggtatTACTGAAATATAATATTAGATCTGAAATACTTCCGGTAAGACAAGCCTGTGGAGTATACAATTTTCTCGTAAGCGATGGGAGATACGTCGCAGCGGGTTTAATACCTCCATTACCTGACAAAACTAACCTATATTGCAGATTACAGCAACTACCGACCAAAAAGCGTAAACTTatagataaataattaaatagtactatgtatatatatattagtaatataatatttataggataatttttatatctGTATATTAATGTGTTGCGATATtaaatgtgaaataaaattttattaatcataTGTACAACTTCATTTTGTATTACGAATAGAGGAAAGTTGTGTTTCCGGTTATGTTACTAACATAACCTGTAAATATCAAACGCAACAGAAGTCGCCACAACGACTCACACCGTGTGAGAATGTAGTATTTTTTTCGCAAAAAGATAATTATTTAACACTGAAAAAGGTaaaatttcaagaaaataaaTCGTTAAATTCGACATATTATTATCTTCAATAATACTTTAACTCTGTACTTTATAGTTATACTTTTCTACAgtttttgtaaattttctttttataatgtagtagtaacataattatttttcatagatGACGTTGAAAAACTTTCCAAGAGGTGGAAAAgaaatacaaaaaagaaaacCGTCAGATTTGGtaaatttattacatatttccatcatattttaatatcttaaaATTACTTATTCAATATTTGTATGTTAATAGTTATTTGCCAAATATGAGAAAATTGGTAAAAGGAATCGTGAGAAACAGAGAGCAAAGAAACAAGAAGAGGAACCAAATTTTGTTCCCAACACTGCAGAACGATTATCATATGCAACAATATCTGAAGGATTAGTGGTATTAGGATGTATTTATGAAGTGACAAACTACGATTTGCTGATATCTTTGCCAGGCGGCTTAATAGGTCGTGCCCAAATTACAGATATCAGTGAATGTTACACAAATTTGTTGCAAAGTTTGGTCAAATCACAAGATTCTCAGACAAACGAATTTAAGTCCCTTCCTGAGTTATATACCTGTGGAGATTATGTCGTATGTTATGTAAAAGCTATACAATCGCAAGAGAGATTGCAAATTTCGATATCTCTTGAGCCCAATCTGATAAATCAAAGTTTAGATGTTAATTATTTAGATAGTGGCTCAAAAATAGTATGTACTATTAGTAGTATAGAAGATCATGGTTATGTGGTAGATACAGGTTTAATAAATGTAAGAGCGTTTATTCCTACTAAGGAAAGTGGCAATGAAAAATGTTTGTGTAAGTAAATTTAAATAGTATATACATTTATGAAAAAAATTAACAGTTATTACTAAGAAGTCTTATGTAGTTCCAGGTAAACAGCTTCTATGCTATGTTAAAGAAGTCAAAACTAATGAGAATACTTCAACGATTACATTAACTTTGAAACAGAAGCTTGTTAAGGCTATTTGTGAAACAGAAATTAAATCATTGGACAGCTTGATGCCAGGCACAAAATTTAATCTTTCCATAAAGAAAGTTTTGTTTAATGGCTTATGTGTTTCATTAGATGAAAACAATGTAGGATTCATAAATCAAACATATTTAGATGAGCCCTTATCTAAATACTCAAATAATCTGAAAATTACTGggacattattatatattttgccAACCATCAAATTTGCATACTTCAGCTCGACGATAGATAAAAATAGAGACAATACTATTAAGCCTGGAGATGTTGTAAAAGAAGCTACTGTTCTATTCAGAGAATCTGGTGGAATAGTACTACAATTAGCTAAGAGTGGAATACGGGGATTCGTTTCCTTTAAAAGAACAAGTGTTGAATATGATACAATCATTGAAAAATTTGCACCTGGTACCACACATAAATGCAGAATATTATCATACAGCTGGTTAGATGGAATTTATATCTGTACCATGCAGCGTTCGCTGTTGGAGCAGAAGTACTTTTCATTGTCTGATTTTAAACCTGGCGACGTGGTAAATGTAAAGATTACAAATATCGATAAAGTGAATGGTTTTGTTAATGTACAATATGGTAAATTTAATGGGCAAATTGCACCAGATCATATATCTGACGAAGGTTTAAGTGCTTTAAAGAAGTTGAAAGTCGACAAAGAAGTAGAAGCAAGAGTCTTGTTCGTTCATATAGGCCGAAAAAAAGTATATCTCACTTTGAAGAGATCTTTAATAACGAGTGACTTGCCCATTTTAGCAAACATACAAGACGCGAAAACTGACTCAAAACACCACGCAACTATCATTCAAATACATAAGCACGGAATATTGGTAAAGTTTTTTGGGGATGTTAAAGGTTGGATTCCACATACTGCTCTCGACACGGAAACATCTAACATAAATTGGAACTATTCTATCGGAGAAACAATTTTAGTAAAAATTCAAACAGTGAACACAGATTCGGGAGAAATAACACTAAGTGTGGCTAATCAGGACATACAAGATGAAAAAGCAACATTCCATATTGGTGAAGAAGTAGCAGGCACAATAATAGAATCATCCACTCAaggattatatttaaaaatcagtAAAAATGAAGGACAAACTGTTAGTACAGGATTTTTACCAGCTGGTCACATGTCACCTTGTATGGAGATAGCAGCTTTACTAGCATCAAAATATGTTCCTGGTGATACACTTTCAGCTCTTGTATTTGCCACAGTACCTAGTTTAATTTTAACTAGGACTTTCGTAACTCAAGGAAGATACAGGAATTTTGAAAAACTGAAAATAGGAGACTGTATACCTTGTACGATCAAAGATATGGAGCCAGATGGTATAAGACTAATTTTACCAGTTGCAGAATGCACGCCATTTGGATATGTGTCCTATAGTAACGTTAGTAATTTTAATCTACTGCATACAAACCAAATTTTAATGGcaaaaatatattctattaaCAAGAAAAAACAACAATTAGGACTAACATTGTCgctaaagaaaatatacgaTGATCTATCTGATCCTAAAAGTAGAATGGTGGCAGCATTGGATACATTGATtctgtattttaataaattagtaGAACTTTCAAGAAGTTCATATTACAAAAACAGACCAATTGCATCTGTAAAATTAGGGCAGAGAGTTACTGGAAAGATTGAAAAAATTacggctgatggtttggttgtTCAATTGCAGAATAACTTGCTAGGTATAGTGTCTAAGGATCATTACTCTGAGAATAAAAAAATAGGGGACAAAATTTCTGGAACGATTATATGGAAAAATTACGTACATGAGCTTGTCGAATTGACCACGTTATCGTCAATAATGCATAAAATAAGTGCCAAACAAGATAAGCAAATACAATTCCCTGATGGCAAATTGCTACGTGGTAGAATTTTAATGGTGACAAATTGGTTTATCTTGATATTCCTTCAAGGTATTGGTAAAGGAACTTTAGCTGCGATACCTGTACGTCGTCACATAAATGATTTACAGCCAGATCTAACACCTTATACTATTCATTCTAAAATTAAATGTTACGCCTTATTAAATTCCGAAGAATCCGATATTATGCCTCTCTGCATCATAAAATCTGCATTTGAAAAGAAGTATTGTGTGAGAGAGAAATCGGGTGATAATAATaacttaaaaagaaagaaacaaaatcaAGAGAACGTGGTACTCaccaaaaaaataaaaattgaaaagttacaAGAAGTACCAAAGATGGAAAGCAAAGAGAAACGAAACAGAGAAAAACCAGAGAATGATTTAGAAAAGGAATATTCAAAGA
This genomic stretch from Bombus affinis isolate iyBomAffi1 chromosome 16, iyBomAffi1.2, whole genome shotgun sequence harbors:
- the LOC126925297 gene encoding uncharacterized protein LOC126925297 isoform X2, whose product is MDNDSTVKMSKACWKFDEEDRALYIDIEDDTEDDRENKVYSCWDKMPDILLEEIFSYLTIRERYYASLVCRSWYRAFKLPRVWSTFTLEDATLTRGKFNYHSGWQYVLDHMRASACLNKVGKNFRSLVFNPMLNFYNLYEFMNMISWYTEKQGSDNTSVAGVGTHIQRLKFTFPCNMAYRDDPASIRLFGTGGKLLEALKRLMRNLRNLKCLELIDLMLDTKEALHLMDDICANCTQTLTKLILINATRYYCPLLHVGVFINLNVLVISPQNLHEDVIDLIGYTKLEHLHIFQNRYSQKDSTMRLPTRKAWIKMRKNNPHIKVHLEVESYKSTDILLPIDLLEHGSIPCHSIVLNTPNTQISASTILNHGTFFESTIRVYAFKGLTKYFTPRNFSQRLDEAIVQFCKMCPNLHTLMIRDKISTATILEIVSTAKNLRCLYVRRFSILKKCDEDWLKIMDWSPEHYQWIKETSRSYVDTEKEVSKILKYKWHMLNENEFRDQMIKLYL
- the LOC126925297 gene encoding uncharacterized protein LOC126925297 isoform X5; translated protein: MDNDSTVKMSKACWKFDEEDRALYIDIEDDTEDDRENKVYSCWDKMPDILLEEIFSYLTIRERYYASLVCRSWYRAFKLPRVWSTFTLEDATLTRGKFNYHSGWQYVLDHMRASACLNKVGKNFRSLVFNPMLNFYNLYEFMNMISWYTEKQGSDNTSVAGVGTHIQRLKFTFPCNMAYRDDPASIRLFGTGGKLLEALKRLMRNLRNLKCLELIDLMLDTKEALHLMDDICANCTQTLTKLILINATRYYCPLLHVGVFINLNVLVISPQNLHEDVIDLIGYTKLEHLHIFQNRYSQKDSTMRLVLIPTRKAWIKMRKNNPHIKVHLEVESYKSTDILLPIDLLEHGSIPCHSIVLNTPNTQISASTILNHGTFFESTIRVYAFKGLTKYFTPRNFSQRLDEAIVQFCKMCPNLHTLALSLFV
- the LOC126925297 gene encoding uncharacterized protein LOC126925297 isoform X4, whose amino-acid sequence is MDNDSTVKMSKACWKFDEEDRALYIDIEDDTEDDRENKVYSCWDKMPDILLEEIFSYLTIRERYYASLVCRSWYRAFKLPRVWSTFTLEDATLTRGKFNYHSGWQYVLDHMRASACLNKVGKNFRSLVFNPMLNFYNLYEFMNMISWYTEKQGSDNTSVAGVGTHIQRLKFTFPCNMAYRDDPASIRLFGTGGKLLEALKRLMRNLRNLKCLELIDLMLDTKEALHLMDDICANCTQTLTKLILINATRYYCPLLHVGVFINLNVLVISPQNLHEDVIDLIGYTKLEHLHIFQNRYSQKDSTMRLVLIPTRKAWIKMRKNNPHIKVHLEVESYKSTDILLPIDLLEHGSIPCHSIVLNTPNTQISASTILNHGTFFESTIRVYAFKGLTKYFTPRNFSQRLDEAIVQFCKMCPNLHTLALSLFVFNGSINIHMLCGNISMICQ
- the LOC126925297 gene encoding uncharacterized protein LOC126925297 isoform X1, translated to MDNDSTVKMSKACWKFDEEDRALYIDIEDDTEDDRENKVYSCWDKMPDILLEEIFSYLTIRERYYASLVCRSWYRAFKLPRVWSTFTLEDATLTRGKFNYHSGWQYVLDHMRASACLNKVGKNFRSLVFNPMLNFYNLYEFMNMISWYTEKQGSDNTSVAGVGTHIQRLKFTFPCNMAYRDDPASIRLFGTGGKLLEALKRLMRNLRNLKCLELIDLMLDTKEALHLMDDICANCTQTLTKLILINATRYYCPLLHVGVFINLNVLVISPQNLHEDVIDLIGYTKLEHLHIFQNRYSQKDSTMRLVLIPTRKAWIKMRKNNPHIKVHLEVESYKSTDILLPIDLLEHGSIPCHSIVLNTPNTQISASTILNHGTFFESTIRVYAFKGLTKYFTPRNFSQRLDEAIVQFCKMCPNLHTLMIRDKISTATILEIVSTAKNLRCLYVRRFSILKKCDEDWLKIMDWSPEHYQWIKETSRSYVDTEKEVSKILKYKWHMLNENEFRDQMIKLYL
- the LOC126925297 gene encoding uncharacterized protein LOC126925297 isoform X3; this translates as MSKGKMKPLYIDIEDDTEDDRENKVYSCWDKMPDILLEEIFSYLTIRERYYASLVCRSWYRAFKLPRVWSTFTLEDATLTRGKFNYHSGWQYVLDHMRASACLNKVGKNFRSLVFNPMLNFYNLYEFMNMISWYTEKQGSDNTSVAGVGTHIQRLKFTFPCNMAYRDDPASIRLFGTGGKLLEALKRLMRNLRNLKCLELIDLMLDTKEALHLMDDICANCTQTLTKLILINATRYYCPLLHVGVFINLNVLVISPQNLHEDVIDLIGYTKLEHLHIFQNRYSQKDSTMRLVLIPTRKAWIKMRKNNPHIKVHLEVESYKSTDILLPIDLLEHGSIPCHSIVLNTPNTQISASTILNHGTFFESTIRVYAFKGLTKYFTPRNFSQRLDEAIVQFCKMCPNLHTLMIRDKISTATILEIVSTAKNLRCLYVRRFSILKKCDEDWLKIMDWSPEHYQWIKETSRSYVDTEKEVSKILKYKWHMLNENEFRDQMIKLYL
- the LOC126925291 gene encoding protein RRP5 homolog codes for the protein MTLKNFPRGGKEIQKRKPSDLLFAKYEKIGKRNREKQRAKKQEEEPNFVPNTAERLSYATISEGLVVLGCIYEVTNYDLLISLPGGLIGRAQITDISECYTNLLQSLVKSQDSQTNEFKSLPELYTCGDYVVCYVKAIQSQERLQISISLEPNLINQSLDVNYLDSGSKIVCTISSIEDHGYVVDTGLINVRAFIPTKESGNEKCLFPGKQLLCYVKEVKTNENTSTITLTLKQKLVKAICETEIKSLDSLMPGTKFNLSIKKVLFNGLCVSLDENNVGFINQTYLDEPLSKYSNNLKITGTLLYILPTIKFAYFSSTIDKNRDNTIKPGDVVKEATVLFRESGGIVLQLAKSGIRGFVSFKRTSVEYDTIIEKFAPGTTHKCRILSYSWLDGIYICTMQRSLLEQKYFSLSDFKPGDVVNVKITNIDKVNGFVNVQYGKFNGQIAPDHISDEGLSALKKLKVDKEVEARVLFVHIGRKKVYLTLKRSLITSDLPILANIQDAKTDSKHHATIIQIHKHGILVKFFGDVKGWIPHTALDTETSNINWNYSIGETILVKIQTVNTDSGEITLSVANQDIQDEKATFHIGEEVAGTIIESSTQGLYLKISKNEGQTVSTGFLPAGHMSPCMEIAALLASKYVPGDTLSALVFATVPSLILTRTFVTQGRYRNFEKLKIGDCIPCTIKDMEPDGIRLILPVAECTPFGYVSYSNVSNFNLLHTNQILMAKIYSINKKKQQLGLTLSLKKIYDDLSDPKSRMVAALDTLILYFNKLVELSRSSYYKNRPIASVKLGQRVTGKIEKITADGLVVQLQNNLLGIVSKDHYSENKKIGDKISGTIIWKNYVHELVELTTLSSIMHKISAKQDKQIQFPDGKLLRGRILMVTNWFILIFLQGIGKGTLAAIPVRRHINDLQPDLTPYTIHSKIKCYALLNSEESDIMPLCIIKSAFEKKYCVREKSGDNNNLKRKKQNQENVVLTKKIKIEKLQEVPKMESKEKRNREKPENDLEKEYSKTMCDEQTGEERIKLEDIKPSKKNLRYALKNVNNDTDNEQRSRTSACGFFWDDNPDLTLLQDKDSSSDSEDEIEEKPKLKNKKLSAAERREQERQKEHEIRQREEALANNLLPNSVDQFDRLVLASPDSSIVWLQYMAYHLQTTEIEKARAVARRAVKTISFREENEKLNVWNAWLNLESKYGIPESLNDVFQEAVRSNDSLKIYNHMLTVHVEAGRQIELEKTINTMIGKFKHIPEIWFNCGEALVKMGLKNKSRHIMQRALQSLPASEHVNLMARFAIMENKFGDKERAQTLFEQILSSYPKRVDIWSCYIDSLVKSNDIDIARKVLERAVAQTLPPRKMKILFKKFINFEEQHGTQEDVIRVQQMAVEYVEKQCTK
- the LOC126925297 gene encoding uncharacterized protein LOC126925297 isoform X6: MDNDSTVKMSKACWKFDEEDRALYIDIEDDTEDDRENKVYSCWDKMPDILLEEIFSYLTIRERYYASLVCRSWYRAFKLPRVWSTFTLEDATLTRGKFNYHSGWQYVLDHMRASACLNKVGKNFRSLVFNPMLNFYNLYEFMNMISWYTEKQGSDNTSVAGVGTHIQRLKFTFPCNMAYRDDPASIRLFGTGGKLLEALKRLMRNLRNLKCLELIDLMLDTKEALHLMDDICANCTQTLTKLILINATRYYCPLLHVGVFINLNVLVISPQNLHEDVIDLIGYTKLEHLHIFQNRYSQKDSTMRLVLIPTRKAWIKMRKNNPHIKVHLEVESYKSTDILLPIDLLEHGSIPCHSIVLNTPNTQISASTILNHGTFFESTIRVYAFKGLTKYFTPRNFSQRLDEAIVQFCKMCPNLHTLLQWIY
- the LOC126925299 gene encoding interferon-related developmental regulator 2; its protein translation is MPGKGGRRRKSGHAGKRAELTSDEDSINNDACSISSSQSDNRSMLDDVNDNEVDEFVQQEAFEEKLKEAIDGLTQKSAKGRTICFKGMEKIFAIKYIPDFVEDRKMTITDSVERGLKKGRGEEQSTAARLGTLLCVQLGAFESAEVVCRDLKSTLTLIASDTTASTQARSECCWALSMNQFLSGNDATATMEIVQLLSTIFSGSYLKGNGAIATISVEVAALHSAAISAWTLLLTVMPPADIYNLLASDRTNSHMPSLNRLCELLESPHLDIRLSAGEALAVIFELGRDFSCDYEQDWSLDLIEVLKELATDSNKYRAKKDRKQQRANFRDILRYIDEDIVPEMHVKFGQEILYLEGWCARTQYNACCRLLGPGINIHLAENQLLREIFHLGNKVLPIPLNQKTSKLERTLMNAAAFKARTIQRNKNRDKRSAALAP
- the LOC126925875 gene encoding NADH dehydrogenase [ubiquinone] 1 alpha subcomplex assembly factor 3, with amino-acid sequence MVLTKAFPILERLLQNTKLFHTSRTSKEYDGPGKTTVDIINKQDSVETHNRFLITKCLPVGFKLNDNSLLLGPIVIFDGTILSWNISSAKDINEATLSLFTIVHPALDLIVLGLETNYKYNRVLKIKKVLLKYNIRSEILPVRQACGVYNFLVSDGRYVAAGLIPPLPDKTNLYCRLQQLPTKKRKLIDK